The genomic segment ATATTCGCTCATGCTTATCTCTTGTGTTTTTTATAGATTTTATCGAGTAGGTGACGAGTGTCCGAATTAACTGCATGATTACTAGCATGGTTATTTTTAGCGGTGATGCTGCTGCTAAACCATGCGTGTATCAGGTATCTCAAGCATCATCTAAGCTAATAAGACGACAGCGCGGCTCTGGATGTGTTTCTGCTCGAATCCAGCGCACACACATAGTGCCTTCGTTGCGCCCGCAGCTGTTCATCCAGTTAAGCGCTGCGGCATTAGCAGGGGGCTGCTTTGACACAATAATGCGCACGCTGCCATCGTCATTATATTTCGCCGTGTGTTGATTAAGATGCACGGCATAAAAACGGTAGTCGAGGCTTTCGAGCCAGTAGTTGCCTAGTTGAAAGTTCCAAAAATCACAGCGTGGCGGATGTAGAATGATTTCAAGGGCCTGATCATCATCAATTTTAAAATAGCTATGGTAATACGCAATATTGGGGTCGCCGCCTGCTTGTAAGGCCTTCTCTGGACTAAAGCGAGGCAGCTGATTGCTGTGTTGTTTAAACCCATCGGTCCATTGTTTAAAAAGATCGGCCGTCATATGCACAAAAAAAGCGGCACTTTTTAAGGCATTATCTACGCGGTAGGGTTCGAATGGGCGCGGCATATTGCTGCCGTCAATGCGCTGAATGCTAACCTTGGCCAGTTGCTCGTTGGCGTGGTCTTGACGAGTCTGCCTTACTTGCACCAGTCTTGTATCAAGACTCATCGGCAGCCAGTTTGCCGCATTAGCTGGCTGTTCAGTGGATAATACGATTTCAAAATTCCCAGCGGCATCCATCACGAGGTCTTTTGCCTCAAGATAGCCAGTGGTATCCAGCGAGCCGGTTTTGCCATAGCCACCTGCCTGAGTGCCAAAGCCTAAATAATGCACTGTGCCTCGATTGCCAGTAAGGCGGTATTGATATTTACCGTTTATAGGCGCAGCCAGATAAACATTGTCAGGATTGTCCATACCCATCTTGATCGTTTCACCAACCGGCTGGCGAAATACCGGGGCAGTGGTATCCGCGGCTTCTAGGTATGAGTCAAGCGCAGCTCGGGTTAATCGCGCTAAATATCGAAAGCCTTCGGCGCGGTCAAGCGGGTTGTCGGGCGCATCATTTGCTAACACTACCTCTTTGCCTGCGGTTTTTAACATGTCGCAAAATGTATCCCAGCTTTCACCGCTGGCTAAATTTGCTAAGGCTTGATCAATGGCCGACTGGTCCTGCGTCATTGGCTAATCCTAATTTGCGTTATTATAATTTTTTGATCTCGAGTCCCAGCTGCTTCAATTCATTACGGTTGCTCTCTGGTGCAATTACACCAAGCGAAAAAGTTTCGCTGCAAAGATAGCGCTTTGTTACGCTAATTAAGTCATCGAAGCTAACCGCAAGAACAGCAGCGCGAAAAGCCTGCTGTTGTGACTTGCTGCGACCAAATAATTGATTGTGACAAGCTTGCTTTGCTTCACTGGCCGGTGCGCTAGGTTTGTCAATTGAGGCGACTACGCCGAGAATGGCTTCTTCAAGTGCTGCTGGGTTTGCTGTTTGCGCTAGCATCCAATCAATCGCGCCAGAGAAGTCTGACAACGTGCCCGAAATTCGTGGGTCTCGGTATGAGTAAAATTTAAATGAGGCGGTATGGTTATCTTGGCTTGCACCAGCGCCATAGGCGCCGCCTTGTTCACGGATTGCGGTGTGTAAATAACCATTGCGTAGGTAGCCACCTAACACGGTTAATGCAGGCGCGTCGGGGTGACCGCCAGGTACAGTGGCGAAAACTTTGGCGCAAAAATTAATTTGGGTATTGCACAGCCAGGCGGTTTTATTATGGCTGCGGCTTGCTGCAAGCTCTAGCGCCGCGTTTGTGCTAGATGTATGCGAAAAAGATAAAGCCTTGGTCGCCGATTCAGCAAACTGCTCTAGGTTTTCGGCATCGCAAATGCTTAATAATTCGGCCGGCTGCGAGACTATACGTTGGTGCAGCGTATTCAGCTGATCAGCGAGTTCTTCAGCTGCGTTTGGCTCTTGCTTGAGCTTGTCATCTAATGCCTGAATCGCAACAATCGAGCTAATACCAGACCAGTTTTCGTTTAAGCGCGCAATCGGGCTTAGCGCTTGCGTAGCGCTTAGCATTGCATAGCTATGGC from the Pseudomonadales bacterium genome contains:
- a CDS encoding DUF1214 domain-containing protein; translation: MTQDQSAIDQALANLASGESWDTFCDMLKTAGKEVVLANDAPDNPLDRAEGFRYLARLTRAALDSYLEAADTTAPVFRQPVGETIKMGMDNPDNVYLAAPINGKYQYRLTGNRGTVHYLGFGTQAGGYGKTGSLDTTGYLEAKDLVMDAAGNFEIVLSTEQPANAANWLPMSLDTRLVQVRQTRQDHANEQLAKVSIQRIDGSNMPRPFEPYRVDNALKSAAFFVHMTADLFKQWTDGFKQHSNQLPRFSPEKALQAGGDPNIAYYHSYFKIDDDQALEIILHPPRCDFWNFQLGNYWLESLDYRFYAVHLNQHTAKYNDDGSVRIIVSKQPPANAAALNWMNSCGRNEGTMCVRWIRAETHPEPRCRLISLDDA